The proteins below are encoded in one region of Sander vitreus isolate 19-12246 chromosome 24, sanVit1, whole genome shotgun sequence:
- the LOC144513065 gene encoding mitogen-activated protein kinase kinase kinase kinase 4-like isoform X2 produces the protein MANDSPAKSLVDIDLASLRDPAGIFELVEVVGNGTYGQVYKGRHVKTGQLAAIKVMDVTEDEEEEIKLEINMLKKYSHHRNIATYYGAFIKKSPPGHDDQLWLVMEFCGAGSITDLVKNTKGNQLKEDWIAYISREILRGLAHLHAHHVIHRDIKGQNVLLTENAEVKLVDFGVSAQLDRTVGRRNTFIGTPYWMAPEVIACDENPDATYDYRSDLWSCGITAIEMAEGAPPLCDMHPMRALFLIPRNPPPRLKSKKWSKKFFSFIEGCLVKNYTQRPPTEQLLKHPFIRDQPNERQVRIQLKDHIDRTKKKRGEKDETEYEYSGSEEEEEDPPEQEGEPSSIVNVPGESTLRRDFIRLQQENKERSEALRRQQLLQEQQLREQEEYKRQLLAERQKRIEQQKEQRRRLEEQQRREREMRRQQEREQRRREQEDKRRIEEMDRRRKEEEERRRADDEKRRNDREQEYIRRQLEEEQRHLEMLQEQLLREQAMLLADERYRKNIQGSPQIAPPPKQPPLPPRSSEPFSNGSSSEASAMHRPMEPQVQWSHLAALKSSNSAAPSPPPPPPVVSRSQSFSEPGGVTSSFAQLHLRSQDPHHHHHHPSPARTDPQPQAPLHHPQAHTRAEHQASSEEVPPKVPVRTTSRSPVLSRRESPLPSQPGNQGGQRNVGGNVEQRPLWDRVEKLQPRPGSGSSSGSSNSSSQASPGDRFRPRCESPASSKSEGSPLQRPENVPKKPDEKNLARPTRPADLTALAKELRAVEDVRPPHKVTDYSSSSEDSGTTDEEDDEEVDQEAGEESTSGAEDSRAGYSHGFRRRLSNGETESAKTMLVEDSESDQAITPSKDGTLVIRQSTVDIKRLVNLSSSSPSAGPGNFHGQPQPPSHGLAEKNGFAGRIHHLPDLIQQSHHSPSSSTTIPSSSSSSSSSSSFPSSSSYASPAMSPQNPLDKLIAIESQSESNSMSKHKSSSSFTPFIDPRLLQISPSSGSSLNNMAFGPDGRLADPLRSDPSRKGSVVNVNPVNTRPPSDTPEIRKYKKRFNSEILCAALWGVNLLVGTESGLMLLDRSGQGKVYPLINRRRIQQMDVLEGLNVLVTISGKKNKLRVYYLSWLRNKILHNDPEVEKKQGWVNVGDLEGCVHYKVVKYERIKFLVLALKNAVEVYAWAPKPYHKFMAFKSFGDLVHKPLLVDLTVEEGQRLKVIYGSCSGFHAVDVDSGAVYDIYLPTHIQTSIQCHAIIILPNTDGIELLVCYEDEGVYVNTYGRITKDVVLQWGEMPTSVAYIRSNQIMGWGEKAIEIRSVETGHLDGVFMHKRAQRLKFLCERNDKVFFASVRAGGASQVYFMTLGRSSLMSW, from the exons ATGGCGAACGACTCTCCAGCTAAAAGTCTAGTAGACATAGACTTGGCTTCATTGCGG gaTCCAGCTGGGATATTTGAATTGGTGGAGGTAGTTGGAAATGGCACCTATGGACAAGTATACAAG GGACGACACGTCAAGACTGGACAGCTGGCTGCCATCAAAGTCATGGACGTCACAGAG gatgaagaggaggaaattAAACTGGAGATCAATATGCTGAAAAAGTATTCCCACCACCGAAACATAGCCACCTACTATGGTGCTTTCATTAAGAAGAGCCCCCCAGGACACGATGACCAGCTATGG TTGGTGATGGAGTTCTGTGGAGCTGGTTCGATCACAGACCTGGTGAAGAACACCAAGGGGAACCAGCTGAAGGAAGACTGGATCGCTTACATCTCCAGAGAGATCCTTAGG ggtCTGGCCCACCTTCATGCCCACCATGTCATCCACCGTGACATCAAGGGCCAGAACGTCCTGTTGACTGAAAATGCCGAAGTCAAACTAG TTGACTTTGGCGTGAGTGCGCAGCTGGATCGGACAGTGGGGAGGAGAAACACCTTCATCGGGACCCCTTACTGGATGGCCCCCGAGGTCATTGCTTGTGACGAGAACCCAGACGCTACATACGATTACAGA AGTGATCTGTGGTCTTGTGGTATCACAGCTATTGAAATGGCTGAAGGAGCACCAC CACTTTGTGACATGCATCCAATGCGTGCACTCTTCCTTATTCCAAGAAACCCTCCTCCCAGGCTCAAGTCTAAAAAATG GTCCAAAaagttttttagttttattgagGGCTGTCTGGTGAAGAACTACACGCAGCGCCCCCCGACAGAGCAGCTGCTGAAGCACCCGTTCATCCGAGACCAGCCCAACGAGAGGCAAGTCCGCATTCAGCTCAAAGACCACATCGACCGCACCAAGAAGAAGAGGGGAGAGAAGG ATGAGACAGAGTATGAGTACAGTGgcagtgaggaggaggaagaggatccCCCAGAGCAGGAGGGAGAGCCCAG CTCCATTGTCAATGTGCCAGGTGAGTCAACGCTGCGCCGCGACTTCATCCGCCTGCAGCAGGAGAACAAGGAGCGATCAGAGGCGCTCCGCCGCCAGCAGCTCCTCCAGGAGCAGCAGCTCCGGGAGCAGGAGGAGTACAAGCGCCAGCTACTGGCCGAGAGGCAGAAACGCATTGAGCAACAGAAGGAGCAGAGGAGGCGGCTGGAGGAG CAACAGCGGCGTGAACGGGAGATGAGGAGGCAACAGGAGCGCGAGCAGCGTCGGCGCGAGCAAGAGGACAAGAGGCGCATCGAAGAGATGGATCGTAGAcgtaaagaagaagaggaacgCCGGCGGGCTGATGACGAGAAAAGAAGGAACGATCGTGAACAG GAGTACATCAGACgtcagctggaggaggagcagagacACCTGGAGATGCTGCAGGAGCAGCTGCTCCGTGAACAGGCCATGCTGCtg GCCGACGAGCGATACCGTAAGAACATTCAGGGCTCCCCTCAGATTGCCCCTCCTCCCAAGCAGCCCCCTCTGCCGCCCCGCTCCTCTGAACCGTTCTCCAATGGCAGCTCCTCCGAGGCCTCCGCCATGCACCGGCCCATGGAGCCTCAG GTCCAGTGGTCCCACCTGGCTGCTCTAAAAAGCAGCAACAGCGCcgccccctctcctcctcctcctccgcccgTGGTCTCTCGCTCCCAGTCCTTCAGTGAGCCCGGCGGCGTGACCTCTAGCTTTGCACAACTCCACCTGCGTTCCCAGGAcccccaccatcaccaccaccacccatcGCCCGCACGCACTGACCCCCAGCCCCAAGCTCCCCTTCATCACCCTCAGGCCCATACTAGGGCCGAACACCAGGCCAGCAGCGAAGAAGTACCTCCCAAG GTTCCAGTAAGGACAACATCCAGGTCTCCGGTACTGTCGCGCCGAGAGTCCCCTCTGCCGTCACAGCCCGGCAACCAGGGCGGACAGAGGAATGTTGGCGG TAACGTGGAGCAGCGGCCGCTGTGGGACCGAGTGGAGAAGCTGCAGCCTCGACCAGGCAGTGGCAGCTCCTCCGGCTCCTCCAACTCCAGCTCCCAGGCCAGTCCTGGTGACCGCTTTAGGCCACGCTGTGAGTCCCCTG CTTCCTCCAAATCTGAAGGATCGCCTCTCCAGCGGCCTGAAAATGTTCCCAAAAAACCAGATGAAAAGAACCTTGCCAGGCCCACTCGACCAGCT GATCTGACAGCTCTGGCCAAGGAGCTCCGCGCGGTAGAGGATGTGAGGCCTCCCCATAAGGTCACCGACTACTCCTCCTCAAGCGAAGATTCGGGCACCACCGATGAGGAAGACGATGAGGAAGTGGACCAGGAGGCGGGAGAGGAGTCCACCTCAGGAGCTGAGGACTCCAGGGCTGG ATATTCCCATGGCTTCCGCAGGAGGCTGAGTAACGGCGAGACGGAGTCGGCTAAGACCATGCTGGTTGAAGACTCGGAGAGCGACCAAGCCATTACACCCTCCAAGGATGGCACGCTGGTCATCAGACAG AGCACCGTTGACATAAAGCGATTGGTcaatctctcctcctcctctccctcggCTGGCCCTGGTAATTTCCACGGCCAGCCTCAACCCCCCAGCCACGGCCTCGCAGAGAAAAACGGCTTTGCCGGCCGCATTCACCACCTACCAGACCTTATCCAGCAGAGCCATCACTCCCCTTCCTCTTCCACAACCatcccttcctcctcttcctcctcctcatcatcttcCTCCTTCCCCTCATCATCAAGCTATGCCAGTCCTGCCATGTCCCCACAGAACCCCCTGGACAAGCTCATTGCCATAGAG TCCCAGTCAGAAAGCAACTCCATGTCCAAACACaagtcttcctcttccttcacTCCCTTCATCGACCCTCGTCTTCTCCAGATCTCTCCATCCAGCGGCAGCTCCCTCAACAACATGG CATTTGGGCCGGACGGACGGCTTGCAGACCCGCTGAGGTCCGACCCGTCCCGTAAAGGCTCAGTGGTCAACGTCAACCCAGTCAACACTCGCCCGCCCAGCGACACGCCAGAGATTCGCAAGTACAAGAAGAGGTTCAACTCTGAGATCCTGTGTGCTGCACTGTGGG GAGTGAACCTGCTGGTGGGAACAGAGAGCGGTCTGATGCTGCTGGACCGAAGCGGTCAGGGGAAGGTCTACCCTCTGATCAACAGGCGACGCATCCAGCAGATGGACGTCCTGGAGGGACTCAATGTCCTGGTCACCATATCAG GTAAAAAGAACAAGCTGCGAGTGTATTACCTGTCGTGGCTGAGAAACAAGATTTTGCACAACGACCCCGAGGTGGAGAAGAAGCAGGGTTGGGTCAATGTGGGCGACCTGGAGGGTTGCGTCCACTACAAAGTCG TGAAATATGAGAGGATTAAGTTCCTGGTGCTGGCCTTGAAGAACGCTGTGGAGGTGTACGCCTGGGCACCCAAACCCTACCACAAATTCATGGCGTTTAAG TCTTTTGGTGATCTGGTGCACAAGCCTCTGCTGGTTGACCTGACAGTGGAGGAAGGCCAGAGGTTAAAGGTCATCTATGGCTCCTGTTCAGGCTTCCATGCTGTGGATGTGGACTCTGGTGCCGTCTACGACATCTACCTGCCCACACAT ATCCAGACCAGCATTCAGTGCCATGCTATCATCATCTTGCCCAACACTGACGGGATCGAGCTGCTGGTGTGTTACGAGGACGAGGGTGTCTACGTCAACACCTACGGGCGCATCACCAAGGACGTGGTGCTGCAGTGGGGAGAGATGCCAACTTCAGTGG CCTACATTAGGTCAAACCAGATAATGGGCTGGGGTGAGAAGGCCATAGAGATCCGCTCAGTGGAGACGGGCCACCTGGATGGCGTCTTCATGCACAAGAGAGCCCAGAGACTCAAGTTCCTTTGCGAGAGGAATGACAAG GTCTTCTTCGCCTCCGTGCGCGCCGGAGGTGCCAGCCAGGTGTATTTCATGACGCTGGGACGCTCTTCCCTCATGAGCTGGTAG
- the LOC144513065 gene encoding mitogen-activated protein kinase kinase kinase kinase 4-like isoform X7 — protein MANDSPAKSLVDIDLASLRDPAGIFELVEVVGNGTYGQVYKGRHVKTGQLAAIKVMDVTEDEEEEIKLEINMLKKYSHHRNIATYYGAFIKKSPPGHDDQLWLVMEFCGAGSITDLVKNTKGNQLKEDWIAYISREILRGLAHLHAHHVIHRDIKGQNVLLTENAEVKLVDFGVSAQLDRTVGRRNTFIGTPYWMAPEVIACDENPDATYDYRSDLWSCGITAIEMAEGAPPLCDMHPMRALFLIPRNPPPRLKSKKWSKKFFSFIEGCLVKNYTQRPPTEQLLKHPFIRDQPNERQVRIQLKDHIDRTKKKRGEKDETEYEYSGSEEEEEDPPEQEGEPSSIVNVPGESTLRRDFIRLQQENKERSEALRRQQLLQEQQLREQEEYKRQLLAERQKRIEQQKEQRRRLEEQQRREREMRRQQEREQRRREQEDKRRIEEMDRRRKEEEERRRADDEKRRNDREQEYIRRQLEEEQRHLEMLQEQLLREQAMLLADERYRKNIQGSPQIAPPPKQPPLPPRSSEPFSNGSSSEASAMHRPMEPQVQWSHLAALKSSNSAAPSPPPPPPVVSRSQSFSEPGGVTSSFAQLHLRSQDPHHHHHHPSPARTDPQPQAPLHHPQAHTRAEHQASSEEVPPKVPVRTTSRSPVLSRRESPLPSQPGNQGGQRNVGGNVEQRPLWDRVEKLQPRPGSGSSSGSSNSSSQASPGDRFRPRCESPASSKSEGSPLQRPENVPKKPDEKNLARPTRPADLTALAKELRAVEDVRPPHKVTDYSSSSEDSGTTDEEDDEEVDQEAGEESTSGAEDSRAGYSHGFRRRLSNGETESAKTMLVEDSESDQAITPSKDGTLVIRQSQSESNSMSKHKSSSSFTPFIDPRLLQISPSSGSSLNNMVAFGPDGRLADPLRSDPSRKGSVVNVNPVNTRPPSDTPEIRKYKKRFNSEILCAALWGVNLLVGTESGLMLLDRSGQGKVYPLINRRRIQQMDVLEGLNVLVTISGKKNKLRVYYLSWLRNKILHNDPEVEKKQGWVNVGDLEGCVHYKVVKYERIKFLVLALKNAVEVYAWAPKPYHKFMAFKSFGDLVHKPLLVDLTVEEGQRLKVIYGSCSGFHAVDVDSGAVYDIYLPTHIQTSIQCHAIIILPNTDGIELLVCYEDEGVYVNTYGRITKDVVLQWGEMPTSVAYIRSNQIMGWGEKAIEIRSVETGHLDGVFMHKRAQRLKFLCERNDKVFFASVRAGGASQVYFMTLGRSSLMSW, from the exons ATGGCGAACGACTCTCCAGCTAAAAGTCTAGTAGACATAGACTTGGCTTCATTGCGG gaTCCAGCTGGGATATTTGAATTGGTGGAGGTAGTTGGAAATGGCACCTATGGACAAGTATACAAG GGACGACACGTCAAGACTGGACAGCTGGCTGCCATCAAAGTCATGGACGTCACAGAG gatgaagaggaggaaattAAACTGGAGATCAATATGCTGAAAAAGTATTCCCACCACCGAAACATAGCCACCTACTATGGTGCTTTCATTAAGAAGAGCCCCCCAGGACACGATGACCAGCTATGG TTGGTGATGGAGTTCTGTGGAGCTGGTTCGATCACAGACCTGGTGAAGAACACCAAGGGGAACCAGCTGAAGGAAGACTGGATCGCTTACATCTCCAGAGAGATCCTTAGG ggtCTGGCCCACCTTCATGCCCACCATGTCATCCACCGTGACATCAAGGGCCAGAACGTCCTGTTGACTGAAAATGCCGAAGTCAAACTAG TTGACTTTGGCGTGAGTGCGCAGCTGGATCGGACAGTGGGGAGGAGAAACACCTTCATCGGGACCCCTTACTGGATGGCCCCCGAGGTCATTGCTTGTGACGAGAACCCAGACGCTACATACGATTACAGA AGTGATCTGTGGTCTTGTGGTATCACAGCTATTGAAATGGCTGAAGGAGCACCAC CACTTTGTGACATGCATCCAATGCGTGCACTCTTCCTTATTCCAAGAAACCCTCCTCCCAGGCTCAAGTCTAAAAAATG GTCCAAAaagttttttagttttattgagGGCTGTCTGGTGAAGAACTACACGCAGCGCCCCCCGACAGAGCAGCTGCTGAAGCACCCGTTCATCCGAGACCAGCCCAACGAGAGGCAAGTCCGCATTCAGCTCAAAGACCACATCGACCGCACCAAGAAGAAGAGGGGAGAGAAGG ATGAGACAGAGTATGAGTACAGTGgcagtgaggaggaggaagaggatccCCCAGAGCAGGAGGGAGAGCCCAG CTCCATTGTCAATGTGCCAGGTGAGTCAACGCTGCGCCGCGACTTCATCCGCCTGCAGCAGGAGAACAAGGAGCGATCAGAGGCGCTCCGCCGCCAGCAGCTCCTCCAGGAGCAGCAGCTCCGGGAGCAGGAGGAGTACAAGCGCCAGCTACTGGCCGAGAGGCAGAAACGCATTGAGCAACAGAAGGAGCAGAGGAGGCGGCTGGAGGAG CAACAGCGGCGTGAACGGGAGATGAGGAGGCAACAGGAGCGCGAGCAGCGTCGGCGCGAGCAAGAGGACAAGAGGCGCATCGAAGAGATGGATCGTAGAcgtaaagaagaagaggaacgCCGGCGGGCTGATGACGAGAAAAGAAGGAACGATCGTGAACAG GAGTACATCAGACgtcagctggaggaggagcagagacACCTGGAGATGCTGCAGGAGCAGCTGCTCCGTGAACAGGCCATGCTGCtg GCCGACGAGCGATACCGTAAGAACATTCAGGGCTCCCCTCAGATTGCCCCTCCTCCCAAGCAGCCCCCTCTGCCGCCCCGCTCCTCTGAACCGTTCTCCAATGGCAGCTCCTCCGAGGCCTCCGCCATGCACCGGCCCATGGAGCCTCAG GTCCAGTGGTCCCACCTGGCTGCTCTAAAAAGCAGCAACAGCGCcgccccctctcctcctcctcctccgcccgTGGTCTCTCGCTCCCAGTCCTTCAGTGAGCCCGGCGGCGTGACCTCTAGCTTTGCACAACTCCACCTGCGTTCCCAGGAcccccaccatcaccaccaccacccatcGCCCGCACGCACTGACCCCCAGCCCCAAGCTCCCCTTCATCACCCTCAGGCCCATACTAGGGCCGAACACCAGGCCAGCAGCGAAGAAGTACCTCCCAAG GTTCCAGTAAGGACAACATCCAGGTCTCCGGTACTGTCGCGCCGAGAGTCCCCTCTGCCGTCACAGCCCGGCAACCAGGGCGGACAGAGGAATGTTGGCGG TAACGTGGAGCAGCGGCCGCTGTGGGACCGAGTGGAGAAGCTGCAGCCTCGACCAGGCAGTGGCAGCTCCTCCGGCTCCTCCAACTCCAGCTCCCAGGCCAGTCCTGGTGACCGCTTTAGGCCACGCTGTGAGTCCCCTG CTTCCTCCAAATCTGAAGGATCGCCTCTCCAGCGGCCTGAAAATGTTCCCAAAAAACCAGATGAAAAGAACCTTGCCAGGCCCACTCGACCAGCT GATCTGACAGCTCTGGCCAAGGAGCTCCGCGCGGTAGAGGATGTGAGGCCTCCCCATAAGGTCACCGACTACTCCTCCTCAAGCGAAGATTCGGGCACCACCGATGAGGAAGACGATGAGGAAGTGGACCAGGAGGCGGGAGAGGAGTCCACCTCAGGAGCTGAGGACTCCAGGGCTGG ATATTCCCATGGCTTCCGCAGGAGGCTGAGTAACGGCGAGACGGAGTCGGCTAAGACCATGCTGGTTGAAGACTCGGAGAGCGACCAAGCCATTACACCCTCCAAGGATGGCACGCTGGTCATCAGACAG TCCCAGTCAGAAAGCAACTCCATGTCCAAACACaagtcttcctcttccttcacTCCCTTCATCGACCCTCGTCTTCTCCAGATCTCTCCATCCAGCGGCAGCTCCCTCAACAACATGG TAGCATTTGGGCCGGACGGACGGCTTGCAGACCCGCTGAGGTCCGACCCGTCCCGTAAAGGCTCAGTGGTCAACGTCAACCCAGTCAACACTCGCCCGCCCAGCGACACGCCAGAGATTCGCAAGTACAAGAAGAGGTTCAACTCTGAGATCCTGTGTGCTGCACTGTGGG GAGTGAACCTGCTGGTGGGAACAGAGAGCGGTCTGATGCTGCTGGACCGAAGCGGTCAGGGGAAGGTCTACCCTCTGATCAACAGGCGACGCATCCAGCAGATGGACGTCCTGGAGGGACTCAATGTCCTGGTCACCATATCAG GTAAAAAGAACAAGCTGCGAGTGTATTACCTGTCGTGGCTGAGAAACAAGATTTTGCACAACGACCCCGAGGTGGAGAAGAAGCAGGGTTGGGTCAATGTGGGCGACCTGGAGGGTTGCGTCCACTACAAAGTCG TGAAATATGAGAGGATTAAGTTCCTGGTGCTGGCCTTGAAGAACGCTGTGGAGGTGTACGCCTGGGCACCCAAACCCTACCACAAATTCATGGCGTTTAAG TCTTTTGGTGATCTGGTGCACAAGCCTCTGCTGGTTGACCTGACAGTGGAGGAAGGCCAGAGGTTAAAGGTCATCTATGGCTCCTGTTCAGGCTTCCATGCTGTGGATGTGGACTCTGGTGCCGTCTACGACATCTACCTGCCCACACAT ATCCAGACCAGCATTCAGTGCCATGCTATCATCATCTTGCCCAACACTGACGGGATCGAGCTGCTGGTGTGTTACGAGGACGAGGGTGTCTACGTCAACACCTACGGGCGCATCACCAAGGACGTGGTGCTGCAGTGGGGAGAGATGCCAACTTCAGTGG CCTACATTAGGTCAAACCAGATAATGGGCTGGGGTGAGAAGGCCATAGAGATCCGCTCAGTGGAGACGGGCCACCTGGATGGCGTCTTCATGCACAAGAGAGCCCAGAGACTCAAGTTCCTTTGCGAGAGGAATGACAAG GTCTTCTTCGCCTCCGTGCGCGCCGGAGGTGCCAGCCAGGTGTATTTCATGACGCTGGGACGCTCTTCCCTCATGAGCTGGTAG